Genomic segment of Myxococcus stipitatus:
CGCGTGAGCACATCCTGCTGGCGCGCCAGGTCGGCGTTCCGTACATCGTGGTCTTCCTGAACAAGGTGGACCTGCTGGACGACCCCGAGCTGCGCGAGCTCGTGGAGATGGAGGTCCGGGACCTGCTGAAGAAGTACGAGTTCCCGGGCGACACCATCCCCATCATCCCCGGGTCCGCCGTGAAGGCGCTCGAGGGTGACACGAGCGACATCGGCGAGCCGGCCATCCTGAAGCTGATGGCGGCGGTGGACAGCTACATCCCGACTCCGCAGCGCGCGACGGACAAGCCCTTCCTGATGCCGGTGGAGGACGTGTTCTCCATCGCCGGCCGTGGAACGGTGGCGACGGGGCGCGTGGAGCGCGGCAAGATCAAGGTCGGCGAGGAAGTCGAAGTCGTCGGTCTGCGCCCGACGCAGAAGACGGTCGTGACGGGCGTGGAGATGTTCCGCAAGCTGCTGGACGAGGGCATGGCGGGCGACAACATCGGCGCGCTGGTCCGCGGCCTGAAGCGCGAGGACATGGAGCGTGGCCAGGTGATTGCGAAGCCGGGCTCCATCACGCCGCACACGAAGTTCAAGGCGCAGATCTACGTGCTGTCGAAGGAGGAGGGTGGTCGTCACACCCCGTTCTTCAAGGGCTACCGTCCCCAGTTCTACTTCCGCACGACGGACGTGACCGGAACGGTGAAGCTGCCGGACAACGTGGAGATGGTGATGCCGGGCGACAACATTGCCATCGAGGTGGAGCTGATCACCCCCGTGGCGATGGAGAAGGAGCTGCGCTTCGCCGTTCGCGAGGGTGGCCGCACCGTGGGCGCCGGCGTCGTTGCCGAGGTCGTCGAGTAATTCGCCTGGGAGGCACTCAAGCCTCCTGGCCCCAAACACCGGATTTCGAGGGGAAGGTGCCTTCTGGTAACCTTCCCCTTCCGTGTCTGATGAGGTAGGCCATGCCGAAGGGCAATCGTTCCATCATTTCGCTCGAGTGCACGGTGTGCAAGGAGCGGAACTACACGACCACGAAGAACAAGCGGAAGAGCCAGGACAAGCTCGAGTTGAGCAAGTTCTGCTCGCGGTGCCGCAAGCACACGGACCACAAGGAAGGTAAGGTCTAGGTCGGTAGTTCCTGAGAGTTCTTAGGCCAGTAGCTCCAACGGTAGAGCAGCGGTCTCCAAATCCGCGTGTTGGGGGTTCGAATCCCTCCTGGCCTGCCAAGTCTCAGTAGGAGCGGGGCCCCCGGTACCTGGAGGTACCGGGGGTTCCTGTGTTTCCGAAGTTCGTGAAATTTCGCATCCGCTTTACCTCGTGAGGCACCATGGCGACGGCATCAGAGGCCAGCCAGCAGGCTAACCGCTCGGCGATGGATCCGAAGCGGCTCGTTGTCATCTTCTACCTCCTCGCCGCCATTGTCCTGGCGCTGTTCCTGGAGCGCGTCTTCGGGATGCTCTGGGCCAGCTTCGGATGGCCGGACGGCGTCCTCATCGAGGGCTCGGACTGGAAGGTCTCCACGCTCGTGGGCTACGTGTCCGCGGTGGGACTCGCGCTGTTGGGCTACTTCCATCCGAAGACCCACACGCTCTCCCTGGAAGTGGCGTCCGAGCTGATGAAGGTGTCCTGGCCTACCTGGCCGGAGACCCGGACGTCGACCATGGCCGTGGTCGTCGCGTCGCTTGTCGCCGCGGTGCTGCTCTTCTGCATCGACTCCGCCGCGTACAAATTGATGGTGGATTGGCTGCCCGCTCTGTGGGGGAAGCTGTAATGGCGATGAAATGGTACGTGGTCCACACCTACTCGAACTTCGAGAACCAGGCGAAGAAGAGCCTTGAGGAGAAGGTTCGCCTCGAGGGGCTGCAGGACCAGTTCGGCGAGATTCTCATCCCCATGGAGCAGGTCGTGGAGATGGTGAAGGGCGAGAAGAAGACGTCTCGCCGCAAGTTCTTCCCGGGCTACATCTTCGTGCAGATGGAGCTGAATGACCGGACGCTCCACCTGGTGAAGAACACGCCGAAGATCACCGGGTTCCCTGGGACAGTGCAGAACCAGAACCCGCTGCCCATCTCCGACCAGGAAGTGGCTCGGCTCACGTCGCAGATCTCCGAGGGCACGCTCAAGCCGAAGCCCAAGGTGCAGTTCGACGACGGCGACACGGTGCGCGTCATTGACGGGCCCTTCGCCAACTTCAACGGCACGGTGGAGGAGGTCAACGCGGAGAAGGGTCGCGTGAAGGTGCTCGTGAGCATCTTCGGTCGTGCGACCCCCGTGGAGCTCGACTTCATGCAGGTGGAGAAGACCACCGGCTAGTTTTTCGTGGGCGACTCGGATAGAGCGCGCCACGAGCAGTCTCCGTGCCCTCCGGGGCACGGTCCCATGGGTGGGAGGGTCTTCCCGTCTGGAGGCCCGTTGGAACCACCCCCTCGAAAGGCAGTTGTCAGCCGATGAAGAAGGTCACAGGACAGGTCAAGCTGCAGATTCCCGCCGGCAAGGCGAACCCCGCTCCGCCGATCGGCCCCGCGCTCGGTCAGCAGGGCGTGAACATCATGGAGTTCTGCAAGCAGTTCAACGCGAAGACGCAGGCGGAGGCGAAGGAGGGACTGATCATCCCGGTGATCATCACCGTCTATCAGGACCGCTCCTTCACGTTCATCCTCAAGACGCCTCCGGCGGCCGTCCTCATCAAGAAGGCGGCGGGCCTGCACACCGAGAAGAAGAAGGGCTCGGGCGCGAAGAAGCCTGGCAAGGAGAAGGTGGGGCAGATCACCCGAGCGCAGCTCGAGGAGATCGCCAAGAAGAAGATTCAGGACACCACCGCCGCGTCGCTTGAGGCCTGCATGAACACCATTGCTGGCACCGCGCGCTCCATGGGCATCGACGTCGTCGGCTAAGCCGCCGCCCCACTCACGGACGAGGATTTCTGTCATGGCTCAGAATGGGAAGAAGTTCCGCGCGGCCGCCGCGATGGTGGACCGCGAGAAGCGCTACTCGGTTGCCGAGGGCTTTCAGCTCCTGAAGAAGACGGTGGAGGCGCGGGCGTCGAAGTATGACCAGACGGTCGACGTCGCCATCAACCTGGGTGTGGACCCCAAGCACGCGGACCAGATGGTCCGTGGCGCCGTGGTTCTGCCCAACGGTACGGGTGCCACCGTGCGCGTGGCCGTGTTCGCCAAGGGCGAGCGCGCCACCGAGGCCACCAACGCCGGCGCCGACGTCGTGGGCGCTGAGGACCTCCAGAAGCGCATCGAGGAGGGCTTCCTCGACTTCGACACCGTCATCGCCACCCCGGACATGATGGGTGTCGTGGGTCGCCTCGGTAAGGTGCTCGGTCCCCGCGGCCTCATGCCGAACCCGAAGGTCGGCACGGTGACCATGGACGTGGCCAAGGCCATCCGCGACGCGAAGGGCGGTAAGGTCGACTTCCGCGTGGAGAAGGCCGGCATCGTTCACGCGAAGATGGGCAAGGCGTCGTTCGCGGCGGACAAGCTCGAGGGCAACTTCAACGCGCTGGTGGACCTGGTGATGAAGCTCAAGCCGGCCACCGCCAAGGGCGTGTACCTGAAGGGGATTGCCATCTCCACGACGATGGGCCCGGGTATCAAGATCGATACCCAGGAGATTCTGGCCCGTCACCGGTAGGCGAACAGGGGCCTGGCGGCCGTTCCTACCCCGCACCGGGGTGTCGGAGCGGCTGCCTGCCTGACGCCTCAGGTTCGAAAGTTCTGGATCTTTGCTGAAGCCGGGGGTATAGGCCCCCGGCTTTTGCAATTGGAGCGCCACGTCATGAGACGTGCGTTTCCGACCTGGTTCATGACAGCAGGGACCCGGTCAGAGGAGAAGTGCCCCGTTGGGAACCGGGTGAATCCGGTCGGGACATGGCTTCCTCTGTCGGGTTCAAACGGCCGGAAGGCCAGCCCTGCCGAGACTGGAGGCGCGGTGTGGTGTCTCTCGGAGACTCCTCTCGCTCTGCCACTTTGGCCCAGGCATCACGCCCACCGGAAGGTGGGCCAGTAAGGAGGTGAGTCAAAGTGCTGAAGAGCGAGAAGGAGGAGATGATCAAGGAACTCCACGAGAAGTTCTCGCGGACCAAGTCGGCCATCGTCGCTGAGTTCTCCAAGGTGGATGTGGAGACGGTGACGAAGCTCCGCAAGAAGTTCCGTGAGGGCGGCGTCGAGTACAAGGTCATCAAGAACACGCTGGCGCGCCGTGCCGCGCAGGGCACGGACGTGGCTGTCATCGCTGATGACTTCACGGGTCCGGTGGCTCTGTGCCTGAGCTACGGCGACGTGGTGGCCCCGGCGAAGATCCTGACCGAGTTCACGAAGGACCTCGAGGACAAGATCAAGATCCGCACCGCCGTGGTCGACGGCCGCAAGGTCGACGTCAACGGCGTCAAGCAGCTGGCGAAGCTGCCGGGTCTCAACGAGCTCCGGGCGCAGCTGCTCGGCATGCTCAACCAGCCTGCTGGCAAGCTGGTTCGGACGATTGCTGCTCCGGGTTCCCAGCTCGCGCGGGTCGTTCAGGCCCACGCGGACAAGTCGCAGGGTTAGTTTCCCTGATTCATCCGAGAAGTTTCTCTACACCAACCTTGACGGCCGTAGTTCCCACCCGGGACGTAGGCCGTTAGTCAAACCCAGAAGGACACAGTTCCATGGCTGACCTGAATGCAATCGTTGAGCAGCTCTCCGGCCTGACCATCATCGAGGCCGCCAACCTGGTGAAGGCCCTCGAGGAGAAGTGGGGCGTCTCCGCCGCTGCCGTCGCCG
This window contains:
- the secE gene encoding preprotein translocase subunit SecE, translated to MATASEASQQANRSAMDPKRLVVIFYLLAAIVLALFLERVFGMLWASFGWPDGVLIEGSDWKVSTLVGYVSAVGLALLGYFHPKTHTLSLEVASELMKVSWPTWPETRTSTMAVVVASLVAAVLLFCIDSAAYKLMVDWLPALWGKL
- the tuf gene encoding elongation factor Tu: MAKEKFERNKPHVNIGTIGHVDHGKTSLTAAITKVLAKTGGATFLAYDQIDKAPEERERGITISTAHVEYQTANRHYAHVDCPGHADYVKNMITGAAQMDGAILVVSAADGPMPQTREHILLARQVGVPYIVVFLNKVDLLDDPELRELVEMEVRDLLKKYEFPGDTIPIIPGSAVKALEGDTSDIGEPAILKLMAAVDSYIPTPQRATDKPFLMPVEDVFSIAGRGTVATGRVERGKIKVGEEVEVVGLRPTQKTVVTGVEMFRKLLDEGMAGDNIGALVRGLKREDMERGQVIAKPGSITPHTKFKAQIYVLSKEEGGRHTPFFKGYRPQFYFRTTDVTGTVKLPDNVEMVMPGDNIAIEVELITPVAMEKELRFAVREGGRTVGAGVVAEVVE
- the rplA gene encoding 50S ribosomal protein L1, translated to MAQNGKKFRAAAAMVDREKRYSVAEGFQLLKKTVEARASKYDQTVDVAINLGVDPKHADQMVRGAVVLPNGTGATVRVAVFAKGERATEATNAGADVVGAEDLQKRIEEGFLDFDTVIATPDMMGVVGRLGKVLGPRGLMPNPKVGTVTMDVAKAIRDAKGGKVDFRVEKAGIVHAKMGKASFAADKLEGNFNALVDLVMKLKPATAKGVYLKGIAISTTMGPGIKIDTQEILARHR
- the rpmG gene encoding 50S ribosomal protein L33; the encoded protein is MPKGNRSIISLECTVCKERNYTTTKNKRKSQDKLELSKFCSRCRKHTDHKEGKV
- the rplK gene encoding 50S ribosomal protein L11 — encoded protein: MKKVTGQVKLQIPAGKANPAPPIGPALGQQGVNIMEFCKQFNAKTQAEAKEGLIIPVIITVYQDRSFTFILKTPPAAVLIKKAAGLHTEKKKGSGAKKPGKEKVGQITRAQLEEIAKKKIQDTTAASLEACMNTIAGTARSMGIDVVG
- the rplJ gene encoding 50S ribosomal protein L10, whose product is MLKSEKEEMIKELHEKFSRTKSAIVAEFSKVDVETVTKLRKKFREGGVEYKVIKNTLARRAAQGTDVAVIADDFTGPVALCLSYGDVVAPAKILTEFTKDLEDKIKIRTAVVDGRKVDVNGVKQLAKLPGLNELRAQLLGMLNQPAGKLVRTIAAPGSQLARVVQAHADKSQG
- the nusG gene encoding transcription termination/antitermination protein NusG, yielding MAMKWYVVHTYSNFENQAKKSLEEKVRLEGLQDQFGEILIPMEQVVEMVKGEKKTSRRKFFPGYIFVQMELNDRTLHLVKNTPKITGFPGTVQNQNPLPISDQEVARLTSQISEGTLKPKPKVQFDDGDTVRVIDGPFANFNGTVEEVNAEKGRVKVLVSIFGRATPVELDFMQVEKTTG